A single window of Shewanella sp. Choline-02u-19 DNA harbors:
- the yghU gene encoding glutathione-dependent disulfide-bond oxidoreductase, whose amino-acid sequence MSKEYTPANIWTMDSENGGQWASINRPDSGTRHQHDLPVGKQPLQLHSLATPNGQKVTIMLEELLAKGVTEAEYDAYLINIGEGDQFSSGFVDINPNSKIPALVDHSGESPIRIFESASILLYLAEKFGHFLPSNIAARTETMNWLFWLQGSAPYLGGGFGHFYAYAPEKFEYPINRFTMETKRQLDVLDKQLANNEYIAGDEYSIADMAIWPWYGSLVLGNIYDAAEFLDVSSYTHVQRWAKQISQRSAVKRGQIVNRTWGEEWEQLVERHSAADIDDVLKKQP is encoded by the coding sequence ATGAGCAAAGAATATACACCGGCAAACATTTGGACAATGGATAGCGAGAATGGTGGCCAATGGGCAAGCATCAACAGACCGGATTCAGGTACCAGACATCAGCACGATCTTCCAGTCGGTAAGCAGCCGCTGCAACTGCACTCGCTGGCAACGCCTAATGGCCAAAAGGTCACTATTATGCTGGAAGAGTTATTAGCTAAAGGGGTTACCGAAGCGGAATACGATGCCTATCTGATTAATATTGGTGAAGGCGATCAGTTCTCTTCCGGCTTTGTCGATATTAACCCAAACTCCAAAATCCCCGCCTTAGTTGATCATTCTGGTGAGAGCCCCATCAGAATATTCGAGTCAGCCAGTATTTTGTTGTACCTTGCAGAGAAGTTTGGCCATTTCCTACCGAGTAACATTGCAGCGCGCACAGAGACCATGAACTGGTTATTTTGGTTGCAAGGTTCAGCGCCTTATCTTGGCGGTGGTTTTGGACACTTTTATGCTTATGCACCCGAAAAATTCGAATACCCAATCAACCGGTTCACTATGGAAACCAAACGCCAACTGGATGTACTCGACAAACAACTGGCAAACAATGAATACATCGCGGGTGATGAATATAGTATTGCCGACATGGCAATATGGCCTTGGTACGGCAGCCTAGTACTCGGTAATATTTATGATGCAGCAGAATTCCTTGATGTCTCGAGCTACACACACGTTCAGCGCTGGGCCAAACAGATTAGCCAGCGCAGTGCCGTTAAGCGGGGCCAAATAGTTAACCGTACTTGGGGTGAAGAATGGGAGCAACTCGTCGAGCGTCATAGCGCAGCAGACATAGATGACGTGCTAAAAAAACAGCCTTAA
- a CDS encoding NAD(P)H-dependent oxidoreductase, with protein MTHPIITDLDKRYTAKKYDASKRIPQTDLDVIYEAMRLSASSINSQPWKFIVIESDQAKQRMHDTFANKFQFNQPHIKSASHVILFAHNPSYTREDYAKVVDKGIEDGRTKPEDREQAFGGFAFVSLNTDEKGNNEAWTKSQTYLAVGNTMHALARLGIDSTPMEGVDSELIGEIFKDELGGYVCEVALAIGYHHPDEDYNANLPKSRLASKDVMTII; from the coding sequence ATGACTCACCCTATCATTACCGATTTAGACAAGCGTTACACAGCTAAGAAATACGATGCGTCAAAGCGTATTCCGCAAACAGATCTTGATGTAATTTATGAAGCAATGCGCCTATCAGCATCTTCAATTAACTCTCAACCTTGGAAATTCATCGTCATTGAGAGTGATCAAGCAAAGCAGCGCATGCATGACACCTTTGCCAATAAATTCCAGTTTAACCAACCACATATAAAGTCAGCATCGCATGTCATCTTGTTTGCACACAATCCAAGCTACACTCGTGAGGATTACGCTAAAGTGGTTGATAAGGGGATCGAAGATGGTCGTACTAAACCTGAAGATAGAGAGCAAGCGTTTGGCGGCTTTGCCTTTGTATCACTCAACACTGACGAAAAAGGTAACAATGAAGCTTGGACTAAGTCGCAAACATACTTAGCCGTAGGTAATACGATGCATGCTCTCGCCCGTCTTGGTATCGATTCAACACCGATGGAAGGTGTTGATAGCGAGCTTATCGGTGAAATATTTAAAGATGAACTGGGCGGTTATGTCTGTGAAGTGGCGTTAGCCATCGGTTATCACCACCCAGATGAAGATTATAATGCTAACTTGCCAAAATCACGATTGGCTTCAAAAGACGTGATGACGATCATTTAA
- a CDS encoding GIY-YIG nuclease family protein, with protein MNDSPIPDTTHTLSPLSNAIVDKAIDNVTRKLVGGARNKNNSLPNSHKATISTSISDTLSATSSDSVMAVANRGVAWKEMIAKSLSHGISSLSDMQFDGQFTVRNGIAEGLHQVPSTPGVYVVYDKNNSAVYVGDSTNIRRRWHAGHLNENKQKLDSGEQYKLSSQLTEGCTVKFISCESKETAAAIEAHLIKEAAPEVNAREELLQEQGTRSNIEAKKMKDASGSTASLAAGAAKEAASNVGWSVLENLITACLKALKDELVDIVGGGEDKLKIRIKRLFSKIWHVIENIVKHPGTLLKGIFEFIINAFASAIRKVYQLARNIFDLGYAAWQLYKGAKTLSKAELIQKISETIITSGCLVIWDALDPIIEANLIALFPAITPFAPYLAATIAAIGFGISSHYLSGIIPLIVEKIIDFKFTSQLSYQQQVSACEQLVSNAEKSMFLVNGLEDYLRSSKELIVDLKVQTATLKQHQAISPFSIEDRLNSITLGTK; from the coding sequence GTGAATGACTCTCCCATTCCCGATACCACACATACTTTATCGCCACTTTCTAACGCCATTGTTGATAAGGCAATAGATAATGTCACACGTAAGCTTGTCGGTGGTGCCAGAAACAAAAACAACTCCTTACCCAATAGTCATAAGGCAACGATTAGCACCTCAATTTCCGACACATTAAGCGCCACCTCTAGCGACTCTGTGATGGCTGTTGCCAATCGTGGTGTGGCGTGGAAAGAGATGATCGCTAAAAGCCTATCGCACGGCATATCATCACTATCAGATATGCAGTTCGATGGTCAGTTCACCGTTAGAAATGGTATTGCGGAAGGTTTACACCAAGTGCCTTCGACTCCCGGAGTTTATGTTGTTTATGACAAAAACAACTCTGCAGTTTATGTCGGCGATAGCACTAACATTCGTCGCCGTTGGCACGCTGGCCACCTCAATGAAAACAAACAAAAACTCGACAGTGGCGAGCAATACAAATTGAGTAGCCAGCTAACAGAGGGCTGCACGGTAAAATTTATCAGCTGTGAATCAAAAGAAACGGCAGCCGCCATTGAAGCTCACCTAATTAAAGAGGCAGCTCCAGAGGTCAATGCACGCGAAGAGTTACTGCAGGAGCAAGGCACACGCTCAAACATTGAAGCCAAGAAGATGAAAGATGCCTCTGGCAGTACTGCGAGTTTAGCCGCTGGCGCAGCAAAGGAAGCCGCCAGTAACGTCGGCTGGTCAGTACTTGAAAACTTAATCACAGCTTGCCTTAAAGCCCTCAAAGATGAGTTAGTTGATATCGTCGGTGGTGGCGAAGACAAACTGAAAATACGCATCAAACGCCTATTCAGTAAAATTTGGCATGTCATTGAGAATATCGTTAAGCACCCAGGAACCTTGCTCAAAGGCATTTTTGAATTCATCATTAATGCTTTTGCCAGTGCAATACGCAAGGTGTACCAACTGGCACGTAACATTTTTGACCTTGGTTACGCCGCATGGCAACTCTATAAAGGCGCGAAAACCCTTTCCAAAGCGGAGTTGATTCAAAAAATTTCAGAAACCATTATTACCAGTGGCTGTCTTGTTATTTGGGATGCATTAGATCCGATAATTGAAGCCAATCTTATCGCGCTATTTCCAGCCATTACGCCATTCGCCCCCTATTTGGCAGCCACTATTGCAGCGATTGGTTTTGGTATTTCAAGCCACTATCTTTCAGGGATTATCCCATTAATTGTCGAAAAAATTATCGACTTTAAATTTACCAGCCAACTATCTTACCAACAACAAGTCAGTGCCTGTGAGCAGCTGGTCAGTAACGCTGAAAAAAGTATGTTTTTAGTCAATGGATTAGAAGATTACTTGCGGTCATCCAAAGAGCTGATTGTTGATTTAAAAGTGCAGACTGCAACACTCAAGCAGCATCAAGCCATCAGCCCTTTTAGCATTGAAGACAGACTAAACAGTATTACCTTAGGAACAAAATAG
- a CDS encoding M13 family metallopeptidase — MKKSLIAIALATAFLGGCGTSDVNNSKATTEVTKTTANKAELGSFGVELSARNEAVKPGDDFFMYASGTWYDNYIMPADKTRYGAFTGLAERSETQVKEIIDDIASRSDLNAEEQLIADFYQSYMDTDTINKLGITPIQGTLDQIAAIKTTDDLTKVFGQAWLTGATSPISGGMWFNRLDPNQYEMSIGAGGLGLPDRSYYLEDSERFVKIRTAYVNHIAEMLAFAGVKDTEDRAEAILALETKMAEGQWPREKRRNRDLTLNQVKRPDLAKEYPGFDWDMYFAETGYKVPQLNISQPDPVKTMIGLVNSESLKVWQDYLTFHTVSNNADVLSEDIYAANFAFYGKELSGQEEPRPRWKRAVSEMSGTQSLGFAIGKVYVARYFPESSKQQMSALVENLRTAMGQRIDGLDWMGAETKVNAHAKLAAFTPKIGYPDVWQEFEGLALTKTDLVGNLHNLREYFKADSVAKELQKTDRNRWGMTPQRVNAYYNSSFNEIVFPAAILQPPFFDPNADPAVNYGGIGAVIGHEMGHGFDDQGSKSDANGIQRNWWTDADRAAFDAKADQLAAQYSQYEPIPENFVNGRNSLGENIGDVGGLSMAYHAYKLSLNGKEAPVIDGVTGDQRFFLAWAQVWKEKRTEQSMLNQLRAGTHAPGRYRAQAPRNHDAWYKAFDVKPGDALYLAEDERVRIW, encoded by the coding sequence ATGAAAAAATCACTAATTGCTATTGCCCTAGCCACTGCCTTTTTAGGCGGCTGCGGTACTTCGGATGTTAACAACAGCAAAGCAACAACAGAAGTCACTAAGACAACAGCAAACAAAGCAGAGCTAGGTAGCTTTGGCGTTGAGTTATCAGCGCGTAATGAAGCCGTCAAACCTGGTGATGACTTTTTTATGTATGCCAGCGGCACCTGGTATGACAATTACATCATGCCGGCAGACAAGACACGCTATGGTGCATTCACCGGTCTTGCTGAGCGCAGCGAAACACAAGTTAAAGAGATTATCGATGATATTGCCAGTCGTAGCGATCTCAATGCTGAAGAGCAATTAATTGCCGACTTTTACCAGTCATACATGGACACCGACACCATTAATAAATTGGGCATAACCCCAATTCAAGGCACACTTGATCAGATCGCGGCGATAAAAACAACGGATGATCTAACCAAGGTCTTTGGCCAAGCATGGCTTACTGGCGCAACGTCACCTATTTCAGGTGGGATGTGGTTTAACCGCCTCGACCCAAATCAATACGAAATGTCTATTGGCGCTGGCGGCCTAGGTTTACCAGACCGTTCATATTACCTTGAAGACAGCGAACGTTTTGTAAAAATTCGTACTGCTTACGTCAATCACATCGCAGAGATGCTGGCATTTGCAGGCGTTAAAGATACCGAAGATCGTGCAGAAGCTATCCTGGCACTTGAAACCAAGATGGCTGAAGGGCAGTGGCCACGAGAGAAACGTCGAAACCGTGATTTAACCTTAAACCAAGTTAAGCGCCCAGATCTTGCTAAAGAGTATCCAGGTTTTGATTGGGATATGTATTTTGCAGAAACGGGATACAAGGTTCCTCAGTTGAATATCTCACAACCAGATCCAGTGAAAACCATGATTGGCTTAGTTAACAGCGAGTCGCTCAAGGTTTGGCAAGACTACCTTACTTTTCATACAGTGAGTAACAACGCTGATGTGTTATCTGAAGATATCTACGCTGCTAACTTTGCTTTTTACGGCAAAGAGTTAAGCGGACAAGAGGAGCCTCGTCCTCGTTGGAAACGTGCGGTATCTGAAATGTCAGGCACGCAGTCATTAGGCTTTGCCATTGGTAAAGTATACGTAGCACGTTACTTCCCTGAATCATCTAAGCAGCAAATGTCAGCGCTAGTTGAGAATTTGCGCACTGCAATGGGCCAACGTATTGATGGCCTTGACTGGATGGGTGCAGAAACAAAAGTAAATGCCCACGCCAAGCTTGCCGCTTTCACCCCTAAAATTGGTTACCCTGATGTTTGGCAAGAATTTGAGGGTTTAGCCCTGACAAAGACAGATCTAGTGGGTAACCTTCACAATTTACGTGAGTACTTTAAAGCTGATAGTGTGGCTAAAGAACTACAGAAAACTGACCGTAATCGCTGGGGCATGACACCGCAACGTGTTAACGCCTATTACAATAGCTCGTTTAACGAGATTGTATTCCCAGCGGCGATTCTACAACCTCCGTTCTTCGACCCAAATGCCGATCCTGCCGTGAACTATGGCGGTATTGGTGCTGTTATCGGCCATGAGATGGGCCACGGATTTGATGATCAGGGCTCTAAATCTGATGCTAATGGTATTCAACGCAATTGGTGGACTGATGCAGATCGCGCCGCATTTGATGCCAAAGCAGATCAACTAGCAGCTCAATACAGTCAGTATGAGCCTATCCCTGAAAATTTCGTTAATGGTCGTAACAGCTTAGGCGAGAACATTGGTGATGTAGGCGGCCTTTCTATGGCGTACCACGCATATAAGCTTAGCCTTAATGGTAAAGAAGCACCGGTAATCGACGGCGTCACTGGCGATCAACGCTTCTTCCTTGCGTGGGCACAAGTCTGGAAAGAAAAACGTACCGAGCAAAGCATGCTTAATCAGCTTCGAGCTGGTACACATGCTCCAGGGCGATATCGTGCTCAAGCACCTCGCAACCACGATGCTTGGTACAAAGCATTTGACGTTAAACCAGGCGATGCACTTTATTTAGCAGAAGATGAGCGTGTACGTATTTGGTAA
- a CDS encoding alginate export family protein, giving the protein MKVHALTLAVLASLASTAATADTVDPLKKAFIDDSKVKVQFRLRFEDVDVANVDQENQTTLRTRLNYQTGDIYKLFAVAEIDDVRSTDNEPLIADYAYTQINQGFIGYRGPAETLAKFGRQRILLDNQRFVGGVGFRQNEQTYDAFSVKNTVIEGLTAYYAYVATVNRIFPEGSGKEEHENETNLVNINYSGLDFANITGYGYLIDNQDVAAFSSDTYGIRATGDVKLDALKLSYEAEFAQQSEAGDNPVSYSASYYKLGAGINLASFGFKAGYEVLGSDDGKAGFITPLATLHAFNGWTDKFLFGGKGNWNNGLVDAHVILTAKVAGLKLLAKYHKFDSDFGDIDMGKEWGVAATYPFAKHYSVGVKYASFSGADEGYSFSNDTDKLWLTLQAKY; this is encoded by the coding sequence ATGAAAGTCCATGCCCTAACGTTAGCCGTACTTGCAAGTTTAGCCTCTACCGCCGCCACTGCCGACACAGTTGATCCACTAAAGAAAGCTTTTATTGATGACTCAAAAGTTAAAGTTCAATTCCGTCTTCGATTTGAAGATGTTGATGTTGCGAACGTTGACCAAGAAAATCAAACCACTTTACGTACTCGATTAAACTATCAAACAGGCGATATCTATAAGCTGTTTGCCGTAGCTGAAATTGATGATGTTCGCTCTACGGATAATGAGCCACTTATCGCCGACTATGCCTACACTCAGATTAATCAGGGGTTTATTGGTTATAGAGGTCCAGCTGAAACACTGGCTAAGTTTGGTCGTCAACGTATTCTACTTGATAATCAACGTTTTGTTGGTGGTGTGGGGTTCCGTCAAAATGAGCAAACATATGATGCATTTTCGGTAAAGAATACGGTAATAGAAGGGCTAACGGCTTACTACGCCTATGTTGCTACTGTTAATCGAATTTTCCCTGAAGGCTCAGGTAAAGAAGAGCATGAGAACGAAACCAACCTTGTTAACATTAACTACTCAGGCTTGGATTTTGCAAACATCACCGGTTATGGCTACTTAATTGATAACCAAGATGTTGCTGCATTCTCTAGCGATACTTATGGTATTCGCGCCACGGGTGATGTGAAATTAGATGCGCTTAAATTGAGTTATGAAGCTGAGTTTGCACAGCAATCTGAAGCGGGTGACAATCCTGTTAGTTATAGTGCGTCTTACTATAAGTTAGGTGCGGGTATTAATTTAGCTAGCTTTGGTTTTAAAGCAGGCTACGAAGTTCTTGGTTCTGACGACGGCAAGGCGGGTTTCATCACTCCTCTGGCGACTCTGCATGCATTTAACGGTTGGACTGATAAGTTTCTATTCGGTGGTAAAGGTAACTGGAACAATGGTCTGGTTGATGCTCATGTGATTCTGACGGCTAAAGTCGCTGGATTAAAACTATTGGCTAAATATCACAAATTTGATTCAGATTTTGGCGATATTGATATGGGTAAAGAGTGGGGCGTAGCCGCGACTTATCCGTTTGCAAAGCACTATAGTGTAGGTGTTAAATATGCCAGTTTTAGTGGCGCAGACGAAGGTTATAGCTTCTCAAATGATACCGACAAGCTTTGGTTAACGTTGCAGGCTAAATATTAA
- a CDS encoding YdcH family protein produces the protein MLGEDHSLLHEFPEHHAIIMERCKSDAAFNKDAKHYNALDKEIRVLELNGAPIDDESMHQLKHDRAELKDSLYMRLSNK, from the coding sequence ATGTTAGGCGAAGATCATTCTCTGCTCCATGAGTTTCCTGAGCACCACGCTATTATTATGGAACGGTGTAAAAGTGATGCAGCATTTAATAAAGATGCCAAACACTACAACGCATTGGATAAAGAGATCCGAGTGCTGGAATTAAATGGCGCACCAATAGATGATGAATCCATGCACCAACTAAAGCATGACCGAGCTGAATTAAAAGACTCGTTATATATGCGTTTATCAAACAAGTAG
- a CDS encoding AraC family transcriptional regulator has protein sequence MNDLVPEISFRDTKLPDVGFEVIELSSLYDRVAAGEISFFGKPHRIDFHNLIFFTGNQGDHFVDFNTLQVEKGSVVLVNKGQVHAFDLTNKPAGKVVIFTDEYLDRVAAAIDIKIFAPTHLVSSYLQNFNLSTEQAHSLVRLMELIFTEYELTTPNISYLQVLFAALLTKVSECRPDIYHHQMTPTQINCFDRFTETLSDAFTHTRDAKALALQVGTTYKTLNKVCKMATNRTAKQLIDSYTILEAKRRLSIDNIQVQQLSDYLGFDEPTNFVKYFKKHTLMTPSQFKRNT, from the coding sequence ATGAACGATTTAGTGCCTGAAATTAGTTTCAGAGATACCAAGCTTCCGGATGTTGGATTTGAAGTTATTGAGCTCTCCAGCTTGTATGACAGAGTGGCGGCAGGAGAGATAAGCTTTTTTGGTAAACCCCACAGGATAGATTTTCATAACCTGATCTTCTTTACTGGCAATCAGGGGGATCATTTCGTTGACTTTAATACTCTTCAGGTAGAAAAAGGCAGCGTCGTGTTGGTCAATAAAGGTCAGGTACATGCGTTTGATCTCACCAATAAACCCGCAGGCAAGGTGGTTATTTTTACCGATGAGTATTTAGATAGGGTGGCAGCTGCCATCGACATCAAGATTTTTGCACCCACTCATTTAGTGAGCTCATATCTACAAAACTTTAATTTATCTACAGAGCAAGCACATTCATTAGTTAGATTGATGGAATTAATCTTCACCGAGTACGAGTTAACAACCCCTAATATTAGTTATCTACAGGTGTTGTTTGCCGCACTTCTGACTAAAGTCAGTGAATGTAGACCTGATATTTATCACCATCAGATGACACCGACACAAATTAACTGTTTTGATCGCTTTACTGAAACCTTAAGTGACGCCTTTACTCATACGCGAGATGCTAAGGCATTAGCGTTACAGGTTGGGACGACTTATAAGACATTGAATAAAGTTTGTAAGATGGCGACGAATCGTACCGCTAAACAGTTGATAGACTCTTATACCATCTTAGAGGCGAAGAGACGTTTGTCGATTGATAATATACAGGTTCAGCAACTATCTGATTATTTAGGGTTTGATGAGCCTACTAATTTTGTTAAGTACTTTAAGAAGCATACTTTAATGACCCCAAGCCAATTTAAACGAAACACTTAA
- a CDS encoding nuclear transport factor 2 family protein, which produces MKTQLLATLLVSSSLLGGCSNLSAESESTMNISNKTKAVALLNAIETGDSKAISYVNASDYTQHNLAIADGLAGFGEALQALPKGSAKVNVERVFEDGDYVFTHTDYNFFGPKVGFDLFRFENGQIVEHWDNLAQKAQQANPSGRTQLDGVTTVLDLDKTAENKALVADFVETILINAEYDKLTKYFDGDHYLQHNTAIADGVSGLGQAIEAMGQQGITMEYDKAFKILGEGNFVLAISEGRFAGKPTSYYDLFRIENGKIAEHWDVMETILNKEQWKNANGKFGNL; this is translated from the coding sequence ATGAAAACCCAATTACTTGCAACACTACTGGTGAGCAGCAGCTTACTGGGCGGTTGTTCAAATCTTTCTGCAGAATCGGAGTCAACGATGAATATTTCAAATAAAACTAAAGCGGTAGCGCTACTCAATGCGATAGAGACCGGTGACAGTAAAGCAATCTCTTATGTGAATGCCAGTGACTATACTCAGCACAATTTGGCTATTGCAGACGGTTTAGCAGGTTTTGGCGAAGCGCTACAGGCGCTGCCAAAAGGTAGCGCTAAGGTCAATGTTGAGCGTGTATTTGAAGATGGTGATTATGTCTTTACTCATACCGATTATAATTTTTTTGGTCCTAAAGTTGGCTTTGATCTATTCCGATTTGAAAATGGTCAGATTGTTGAGCATTGGGATAACTTAGCTCAAAAAGCACAACAGGCTAACCCAAGTGGTAGAACACAGTTAGATGGTGTAACGACAGTATTAGATTTAGATAAGACGGCAGAAAATAAAGCGTTAGTAGCAGATTTTGTGGAAACTATTTTGATCAACGCTGAGTACGACAAGCTTACAAAGTACTTCGATGGTGATCATTATCTGCAACATAACACCGCAATTGCCGATGGCGTATCTGGTTTAGGCCAAGCGATTGAGGCGATGGGACAACAAGGGATCACCATGGAGTACGATAAGGCTTTTAAAATATTAGGTGAAGGTAATTTTGTGTTAGCCATTAGCGAAGGTCGCTTTGCGGGAAAACCTACCTCATATTATGACTTGTTCCGTATTGAAAATGGCAAAATTGCTGAGCATTGGGATGTAATGGAAACCATTTTAAACAAAGAGCAATGGAAGAATGCTAATGGTAAATTCGGTAATCTATAG
- a CDS encoding prohibitin family protein, protein MSLLKPSPLAFLKSISIVKSLPILLIIIALFNSYFIVIEGHVGVVKRFGEAKEQQNPGLHFKIPFIETVELIEVRTRKNAEKMASSTKEQMPVTIEVSVNWTVNKEAALELFKRYGGLTQFEQRILDPRFRSATKDTIPQFEAEQLIQDRASAIRGIEKRLAEEMEGFPVVVDNIQIENIILPQKYINSIEIKQTEKNLAAAEEHKLERQRLEALRAVNTADAQAKGILKIAEAESKAILLKGLAEAQAIEAKAKALKNNPLIVKLTEAQAWDGRLPSTMMGNGVMPIMDIRAEAEADAESNK, encoded by the coding sequence ATGTCGCTGTTAAAACCATCACCACTTGCATTTTTAAAATCAATTTCAATAGTAAAATCTCTACCAATACTGCTCATTATCATTGCCTTATTTAACTCTTACTTTATTGTAATTGAAGGGCATGTGGGTGTTGTTAAGCGCTTCGGAGAAGCGAAAGAACAACAAAATCCAGGCTTACACTTCAAGATCCCATTTATCGAAACCGTTGAGCTGATCGAAGTTCGTACCCGTAAAAATGCCGAAAAAATGGCATCAAGCACTAAAGAGCAGATGCCCGTCACGATTGAGGTTTCGGTTAACTGGACCGTTAACAAAGAAGCTGCTTTAGAGCTATTTAAACGTTATGGCGGCTTAACCCAGTTTGAACAACGTATTCTCGACCCACGTTTTCGCTCAGCGACAAAAGATACCATTCCTCAATTTGAAGCAGAGCAACTGATTCAAGACAGAGCCAGTGCGATACGAGGTATAGAGAAGCGCTTGGCTGAAGAGATGGAAGGCTTTCCAGTCGTGGTTGATAATATTCAAATTGAGAATATTATCTTGCCGCAAAAATACATCAACTCGATAGAGATAAAGCAAACTGAGAAAAACCTTGCAGCAGCAGAGGAGCATAAGCTTGAGCGTCAACGTTTAGAAGCACTGCGAGCAGTAAATACTGCAGATGCTCAGGCAAAAGGGATTTTGAAAATTGCCGAAGCTGAATCTAAAGCAATATTACTCAAAGGTTTAGCTGAGGCACAGGCGATTGAAGCAAAAGCTAAAGCGCTCAAAAATAACCCGCTGATTGTAAAGTTAACCGAAGCGCAAGCTTGGGATGGAAGACTGCCAAGTACCATGATGGGTAACGGCGTAATGCCAATTATGGATATTAGAGCTGAAGCTGAAGCTGACGCTGAATCTAATAAATAA
- a CDS encoding HAD family hydrolase, which translates to MKLQSLSLVVMLALSSAPALAMSCQSSDRALKSWSQSERRTAIETFVKEVTDPKSPQYVAVKDRIAVFDNDGTLWSEKPMYYQLVFTIEQIKGQAKNNPEWKTKTPFKWVLEDDLESLMKADHHALLELLQATHTGVTVEAFQQIVNTWVTKSKDQRFNRAYIDLTYQPMKEMLDYLKENGFTNYIVSGGGTDFMRAWTEQAYGIPAENVIGSSFGYDVVKIDGDTLLVKNGTLVSNNDKQVKVENIQRIIGKKPILAVGNSDGDHAMLQWSTSQNSPSMAMIVHHTDSEREWQYDRDSSVGRLDKALDEAKQKSNWHLIDMKNDWCTVYGAEK; encoded by the coding sequence ATGAAACTTCAATCTCTATCTTTGGTTGTTATGCTAGCACTCTCGTCTGCCCCCGCCCTAGCCATGAGTTGCCAATCAAGTGACAGAGCCCTGAAGTCATGGTCGCAAAGTGAGCGCCGAACTGCAATCGAGACCTTTGTAAAAGAGGTTACGGATCCTAAAAGTCCACAGTATGTAGCAGTAAAAGATCGTATCGCCGTGTTTGATAACGACGGCACCTTGTGGTCTGAAAAACCGATGTACTATCAGCTAGTGTTTACCATAGAGCAAATAAAAGGCCAGGCCAAAAACAACCCCGAATGGAAAACAAAAACGCCCTTTAAATGGGTACTCGAAGACGATCTAGAATCGCTGATGAAAGCCGATCACCATGCATTACTTGAGTTGCTCCAAGCTACGCATACAGGGGTCACTGTTGAGGCGTTCCAGCAGATAGTCAATACATGGGTGACCAAGAGCAAAGATCAGCGCTTCAACCGTGCCTACATTGACCTAACCTATCAACCAATGAAAGAGATGTTGGATTACCTAAAGGAAAATGGATTTACTAACTATATTGTATCCGGTGGTGGTACTGATTTTATGCGAGCCTGGACAGAGCAAGCTTATGGCATACCGGCAGAGAATGTCATTGGTAGCAGCTTTGGCTATGATGTCGTGAAAATCGACGGTGATACCCTTCTCGTTAAAAACGGCACGCTAGTGTCTAATAATGATAAGCAGGTAAAGGTTGAAAATATTCAACGTATTATTGGTAAAAAACCCATACTGGCAGTTGGTAACTCCGATGGCGATCATGCCATGTTGCAATGGAGTACCAGCCAAAATAGTCCGAGTATGGCGATGATAGTGCATCATACTGATAGCGAGCGTGAATGGCAGTATGACCGTGACTCATCGGTCGGCCGTTTAGACAAAGCGCTCGATGAAGCCAAACAAAAAAGCAACTGGCACCTAATTGATATGAAAAATGACTGGTGCACGGTTTATGGAGCGGAAAAATAA
- a CDS encoding putative quinol monooxygenase, translating to MANLTIVANIIAKIDSIEFVKAELIKLIDITRAEAGCINYDLHQDNENPAHFVFYENWQSREQLQAHLANSHLADYIAATEGRVELFSINEMTKIG from the coding sequence ATGGCCAACCTCACTATCGTCGCTAACATCATCGCCAAAATAGACAGCATTGAATTCGTCAAAGCTGAGTTAATCAAGCTTATTGACATTACCCGCGCTGAAGCAGGTTGCATCAACTATGACTTACACCAGGACAATGAAAACCCTGCCCACTTTGTGTTTTATGAGAACTGGCAATCACGTGAACAATTACAAGCACATCTAGCAAATAGTCACCTAGCTGATTACATCGCCGCCACAGAAGGCCGCGTTGAGCTATTTAGCATAAATGAAATGACTAAAATTGGCTGA